From a region of the Solanum stenotomum isolate F172 chromosome 2, ASM1918654v1, whole genome shotgun sequence genome:
- the LOC125854744 gene encoding auxin response factor 5 isoform X1, protein MGSVEEKNKPGSLVSGAHTLLEEMKLLKGMQDHTGGGRKHISSELWHACAGPLVTLPQVGSLVYYFPQGHSEQVAVSTNRTATSQIPNYPNLASQLLCQVHNVTLHADKETDEIYAQMSLQPVNSEKDVFPIPDFGLKPNKHPTEFFCKTLTASDTSTHGGFSVPRRAAEKLFPPLDYSMQPPTQELVVRDLHDNTWTFRHIYRGQPKRHLLTTGWSMFVGAKRLRAGDSVLFIRDEKSQLLLGVRRANRQQTSLPSSVLSADSMHIGVLAAAAHAAANRSTFTIFYNPRACPSEFVIPLAKYRKSVYNTQLSVGMRFGMMFETEESGKRRYMGTISGISDLDPLRWPGSKWRCLQVEWDEPGCGDKQNRVGPWEVETPESLFIFPSLTAGLKRPYQSTFLGAQTEWDSLMQHRPFMRVPENVYGDLQSSSISNLWSEQLMKMLIRPPPGLTGLQCGVPSVQDIKVALPQEARNVIQPAGNQKPELITVEATPAQSETNSEVILNQHVGVVNSISSQQATLQAKSQPPEKVETDVIGKSSEPRKETSNSSVKLDQFQCNEDKVTIKPASPHDLPTDASATASHHNSFSQLQASPWLIPHNPQIDSAGSNNILQCPTTNEWNLSSLQSAAGLLRYPVSTSTLTNHDNSFMLPDTIGHGLAPIGQDLWDHQLNDVKCFSQTNLQVPLDITNMQFLPDSYGFKDLSEESHNQSDIYSCLNFDSNSGSTVIDNSVSSTVLDEFCNLKHTDFQNPSDFLLGNISSSQDVQSQITSASLADSQNFSVQEFADNSGGASSSNVNFDECNLLQNSSWQQVAPRVRTYTKIQKTGSVGRSIDVSGFKNYEELRSEIERMFGLEGLLNDTRGSSWKLVYVDFENDVLLVGDDPWEEFVGCVRCIRILSPTEVQQMGEEGMQLLNSAGLQGINGSASEFPN, encoded by the exons ATGGGTTCTGTTGAAGAAAAGAACAAGCCAGGGAGTTTGGTTAGTGGAGCACATACTCTACTTGAGGAAATGAAATTGTTGAAGGGAATGCAGGATCATACTG GAGGAGGAAGGAAGCATATTAGTTCTGAGTTATGGCATGCTTGTGCTGGCCCACTTGTAACTTTGCCTCAGGTTGGAAGCCTTGTGTATTACTTCCCACAGGGGCACAGTGAACAG GTGGCGGTTTCCACAAATAGAACAGCAACTTCACAGATACCTAATTATCCAAATCTTGCTTCTCAGTTGTTGTGCCAAGTTCACAATGTTACCCTGCAT GCAGATAAGGAGACAGATGAGATCTATGCCCAAATGAGTCTCCAACCTGTGAATTCT GAGAAAGATGTCTTCCCCATTCCAGACTTTGGGTTGAAGCCTAATAAGCATCCAACTGAGTTCTTTTGCAAAACTTTGACTGCCAGTGATACAAGCACACACGGTGGATTCTCTGTTCCTAGAAGAGCAGCAGAAAAGCTGTTCCCACCCTTG GATTATTCGATGCAACCTCCAACGCAAGAGCTTGTTGTACGAGACTTGCATGATAATACTTGGACATTCCGTCACATATACCGCG GGCAGCCAAAGCGACATCTTCTCACAACCGGATGGAGCATGTTTGTTGGAGCAAAACGCCTTAGAGCTGGTGACTCTGTTCTATTTATCAG GGATGAGAAGTCACAGTTATTGCTGGGAGTGAGGCGTGCTAACCGTCAGCAAACTTCATTGCCCTCTTCAGTTCTGTCTGCTGATAGTATGCATATTGGAGTACTTGCTGCTGCTGCCCATGCTGCTGCTAATAGAAGCACATTCACAATATTCTACAATCCTAG GGCATGCCCTTCAGAGTTTGTCATTCCTTTGGCCAAATATAGAAAATCTGTTTATAACACACAACTGTCAGTTGGTATGAGATTTGGAATGATGTTTGAAACTGAGGAATCGGGTAAACGCAG ATATATGGGCACTATTAGCGGCATTAGTGATTTGGATCCACTGAGATGGCCTGGTTCCAAGTGGCGGTGTCTTCAG GTAGAGTGGGATGAGCCTGGATGTGGAGACAAGCAGAATAGAGTTGGTCCATGGGAAGTTGAGACACCAGAAAGTCTCTTCATATTTCCTTCCCTGACTGCAGGCCTCAAACGACCTTACCAGTCTACCTTTTTGG GAGCACAGACTGAGTGGGACAGTTTGATGCAGCACCGCCCTTTCATGCGTGTTCCTGAAAATGTATATGGGGATCTTCAAAGTTCCTCTATCTCAAATCTATGGTCAGAACAGCTAATGAAGATGCTGATAAGACCTCCTCCTGGCCTTACTGGTCTTCAATGCGGTGTTCCCTCAGTACAAGACATTAAGGTTGCGCTACCTCAGGAAGCTAGGAATGTTATACAGCCAGCAGGAAACCAAAAACCTGAGCTAATTACTGTAGAAGCTACACCTGCACAAAGTGAAACAAATTCGGAAGTCATCCTTAATCAACATGTTGGTGTTGTGAACTCTATTTCTTCACAACAAGCAACTCTGCAGGCGAAGTCTCAACCTCCAGAAAAAGTAGAAACTGACGTTATTGGAAAAAGTTCCGAGCCAAGAAAAGAAACTAGTAATTCATCAGTTAAGTTAGATCAGTTTCAGTGTAATGAAGACAAAGTGACTATCAAGCCTGCAAGTCCCCATGATCTTCCAACTGATGCGAGTGCGACAGCTTCCCACCATAACAGCTTTTCTCAATTACAAGCTAGTCCATGGCTCATTCCTCATAACCCTCAAATTGATTCTGCTGGTTCCAACAATATCCTTCAATGCCCCACTACTAATGAGTGGAATCTGTCCTCTCTCCAATCTGCTGCTGGATTGCTCAGATATCCTGTGTCGACCTCCACTTTGACAAACCATGACAATTCTTTTATGCTGCCTGATACTATTGGTCATGGATTAGCTCCAATTGGCCAGGATTTGTGGGATCATCAGTTGAATGATGTTAAGTGCTTTTCCCAGACAAACCTTCAGGTTCCACTAGACATAACTAACATGCAATTCCTACCTGATTCTTATGGTTTTAAAGACCTGTCAGAGGAGAGCCATAACCAAAGTGATATATATAGTTGTCTTAACTTTGATAGCAACAGCGGGAGCACAGTGATCGATAATTCTGTTTCGAGCACAGTGTTAGATGAGTTCTGCAATTTGAAGCATACTGATTTCCAGAATCCTTCAGATTTTCTATTAGGCAACATCAGTTCTAGTCAAGATGTTCAATCTCAAATTACATCAGCCAGCCTGGCAGATTCTCAGAATTTTTCTGTACAAGAATTTGCTGACAACTCGGGTGGTGCATCATCAAGCAATGTAAATTTTGATGAATGTAATCTTTTGCAGAATAGCTCATGGCAGCAAGTTGCTCCACGTGTGCGGACTTATACAAAG ATTCAGAAGACTGGATCTGTAGGAAGATCAATTGATGTCTCcggttttaaaaattatgaagaaCTGCGGTCTGAAATTGAAAGAATGTTTGGACTTGAGGGGCTTCTGAATGACACTCGAGGCTCAAGCTGGAAGTTGGTATATGTGGATTTTGAGAATGATGTCCTCCTTGTTGGGGATGATCCTTGGGA GGAATTTGTTGGATGTGTTCGATGCATCAGAATTTTATCGCCTACTGAAGTCCAGCAAATGGGAGAGGAAGGAATGCAGCTACTGAACTCTGCTGGATTGCAAGGCATAAATGGCTCAGCATCAGAATTTCCAAACTGA
- the LOC125854744 gene encoding auxin response factor 5 isoform X2 — MGSVEEKNKPGSLVSGAHTLLEEMKLLKGMQDHTGGRKHISSELWHACAGPLVTLPQVGSLVYYFPQGHSEQVAVSTNRTATSQIPNYPNLASQLLCQVHNVTLHADKETDEIYAQMSLQPVNSEKDVFPIPDFGLKPNKHPTEFFCKTLTASDTSTHGGFSVPRRAAEKLFPPLDYSMQPPTQELVVRDLHDNTWTFRHIYRGQPKRHLLTTGWSMFVGAKRLRAGDSVLFIRDEKSQLLLGVRRANRQQTSLPSSVLSADSMHIGVLAAAAHAAANRSTFTIFYNPRACPSEFVIPLAKYRKSVYNTQLSVGMRFGMMFETEESGKRRYMGTISGISDLDPLRWPGSKWRCLQVEWDEPGCGDKQNRVGPWEVETPESLFIFPSLTAGLKRPYQSTFLGAQTEWDSLMQHRPFMRVPENVYGDLQSSSISNLWSEQLMKMLIRPPPGLTGLQCGVPSVQDIKVALPQEARNVIQPAGNQKPELITVEATPAQSETNSEVILNQHVGVVNSISSQQATLQAKSQPPEKVETDVIGKSSEPRKETSNSSVKLDQFQCNEDKVTIKPASPHDLPTDASATASHHNSFSQLQASPWLIPHNPQIDSAGSNNILQCPTTNEWNLSSLQSAAGLLRYPVSTSTLTNHDNSFMLPDTIGHGLAPIGQDLWDHQLNDVKCFSQTNLQVPLDITNMQFLPDSYGFKDLSEESHNQSDIYSCLNFDSNSGSTVIDNSVSSTVLDEFCNLKHTDFQNPSDFLLGNISSSQDVQSQITSASLADSQNFSVQEFADNSGGASSSNVNFDECNLLQNSSWQQVAPRVRTYTKIQKTGSVGRSIDVSGFKNYEELRSEIERMFGLEGLLNDTRGSSWKLVYVDFENDVLLVGDDPWEEFVGCVRCIRILSPTEVQQMGEEGMQLLNSAGLQGINGSASEFPN, encoded by the exons ATGGGTTCTGTTGAAGAAAAGAACAAGCCAGGGAGTTTGGTTAGTGGAGCACATACTCTACTTGAGGAAATGAAATTGTTGAAGGGAATGCAGGATCATACTG GAGGAAGGAAGCATATTAGTTCTGAGTTATGGCATGCTTGTGCTGGCCCACTTGTAACTTTGCCTCAGGTTGGAAGCCTTGTGTATTACTTCCCACAGGGGCACAGTGAACAG GTGGCGGTTTCCACAAATAGAACAGCAACTTCACAGATACCTAATTATCCAAATCTTGCTTCTCAGTTGTTGTGCCAAGTTCACAATGTTACCCTGCAT GCAGATAAGGAGACAGATGAGATCTATGCCCAAATGAGTCTCCAACCTGTGAATTCT GAGAAAGATGTCTTCCCCATTCCAGACTTTGGGTTGAAGCCTAATAAGCATCCAACTGAGTTCTTTTGCAAAACTTTGACTGCCAGTGATACAAGCACACACGGTGGATTCTCTGTTCCTAGAAGAGCAGCAGAAAAGCTGTTCCCACCCTTG GATTATTCGATGCAACCTCCAACGCAAGAGCTTGTTGTACGAGACTTGCATGATAATACTTGGACATTCCGTCACATATACCGCG GGCAGCCAAAGCGACATCTTCTCACAACCGGATGGAGCATGTTTGTTGGAGCAAAACGCCTTAGAGCTGGTGACTCTGTTCTATTTATCAG GGATGAGAAGTCACAGTTATTGCTGGGAGTGAGGCGTGCTAACCGTCAGCAAACTTCATTGCCCTCTTCAGTTCTGTCTGCTGATAGTATGCATATTGGAGTACTTGCTGCTGCTGCCCATGCTGCTGCTAATAGAAGCACATTCACAATATTCTACAATCCTAG GGCATGCCCTTCAGAGTTTGTCATTCCTTTGGCCAAATATAGAAAATCTGTTTATAACACACAACTGTCAGTTGGTATGAGATTTGGAATGATGTTTGAAACTGAGGAATCGGGTAAACGCAG ATATATGGGCACTATTAGCGGCATTAGTGATTTGGATCCACTGAGATGGCCTGGTTCCAAGTGGCGGTGTCTTCAG GTAGAGTGGGATGAGCCTGGATGTGGAGACAAGCAGAATAGAGTTGGTCCATGGGAAGTTGAGACACCAGAAAGTCTCTTCATATTTCCTTCCCTGACTGCAGGCCTCAAACGACCTTACCAGTCTACCTTTTTGG GAGCACAGACTGAGTGGGACAGTTTGATGCAGCACCGCCCTTTCATGCGTGTTCCTGAAAATGTATATGGGGATCTTCAAAGTTCCTCTATCTCAAATCTATGGTCAGAACAGCTAATGAAGATGCTGATAAGACCTCCTCCTGGCCTTACTGGTCTTCAATGCGGTGTTCCCTCAGTACAAGACATTAAGGTTGCGCTACCTCAGGAAGCTAGGAATGTTATACAGCCAGCAGGAAACCAAAAACCTGAGCTAATTACTGTAGAAGCTACACCTGCACAAAGTGAAACAAATTCGGAAGTCATCCTTAATCAACATGTTGGTGTTGTGAACTCTATTTCTTCACAACAAGCAACTCTGCAGGCGAAGTCTCAACCTCCAGAAAAAGTAGAAACTGACGTTATTGGAAAAAGTTCCGAGCCAAGAAAAGAAACTAGTAATTCATCAGTTAAGTTAGATCAGTTTCAGTGTAATGAAGACAAAGTGACTATCAAGCCTGCAAGTCCCCATGATCTTCCAACTGATGCGAGTGCGACAGCTTCCCACCATAACAGCTTTTCTCAATTACAAGCTAGTCCATGGCTCATTCCTCATAACCCTCAAATTGATTCTGCTGGTTCCAACAATATCCTTCAATGCCCCACTACTAATGAGTGGAATCTGTCCTCTCTCCAATCTGCTGCTGGATTGCTCAGATATCCTGTGTCGACCTCCACTTTGACAAACCATGACAATTCTTTTATGCTGCCTGATACTATTGGTCATGGATTAGCTCCAATTGGCCAGGATTTGTGGGATCATCAGTTGAATGATGTTAAGTGCTTTTCCCAGACAAACCTTCAGGTTCCACTAGACATAACTAACATGCAATTCCTACCTGATTCTTATGGTTTTAAAGACCTGTCAGAGGAGAGCCATAACCAAAGTGATATATATAGTTGTCTTAACTTTGATAGCAACAGCGGGAGCACAGTGATCGATAATTCTGTTTCGAGCACAGTGTTAGATGAGTTCTGCAATTTGAAGCATACTGATTTCCAGAATCCTTCAGATTTTCTATTAGGCAACATCAGTTCTAGTCAAGATGTTCAATCTCAAATTACATCAGCCAGCCTGGCAGATTCTCAGAATTTTTCTGTACAAGAATTTGCTGACAACTCGGGTGGTGCATCATCAAGCAATGTAAATTTTGATGAATGTAATCTTTTGCAGAATAGCTCATGGCAGCAAGTTGCTCCACGTGTGCGGACTTATACAAAG ATTCAGAAGACTGGATCTGTAGGAAGATCAATTGATGTCTCcggttttaaaaattatgaagaaCTGCGGTCTGAAATTGAAAGAATGTTTGGACTTGAGGGGCTTCTGAATGACACTCGAGGCTCAAGCTGGAAGTTGGTATATGTGGATTTTGAGAATGATGTCCTCCTTGTTGGGGATGATCCTTGGGA GGAATTTGTTGGATGTGTTCGATGCATCAGAATTTTATCGCCTACTGAAGTCCAGCAAATGGGAGAGGAAGGAATGCAGCTACTGAACTCTGCTGGATTGCAAGGCATAAATGGCTCAGCATCAGAATTTCCAAACTGA